A stretch of Mesoplodon densirostris isolate mMesDen1 chromosome 7, mMesDen1 primary haplotype, whole genome shotgun sequence DNA encodes these proteins:
- the LOC132493767 gene encoding calcitonin receptor-stimulating peptide 1-like, which translates to MGFWKFPCFLVLSILVLYQAGMLHSAPFRLAFDSRFDPATLNEEELRLLLAAMVNDYEQMRARELEKEQKTEGSSITVQKRACNTATCMTHRLAGLLSRSGSMVKSNMLPTKMGFKIFGGRRRNFWI; encoded by the exons ATGGGATTTTGGAAGTTCCCCTGCTTCCTGGTCCTCAGCATCCTGGTCTTGTACCAGGCAGGCATGCTCCACTCAGCGCCATTCAG GTTGGCTTTTGATAGTCGTTTTGATCCTGCTACACTCAATGAGGAGGAATTGCGCCTCCTACTGGCTGCAATGGTGAATGACTATGAGCAGATGAGGGCCCGTGAGCTGGAGAAGGAGCAGAAGACAGAGGGCTCCAG CATCACTGTCCAGAAGAGAGCCTGCAACACTGCAACCTGCATGACCCATCGGCTGGCAGGCTTGCTGAGCAGATCTGGGAGCATGGTGAAGAGCAACATGTTGCCCACCAAGATGGGCTTCAAAATCTTTGGTGGGCGTCGCAGAAACTTTTGGATCTGA